In one window of Canis lupus baileyi chromosome 34, mCanLup2.hap1, whole genome shotgun sequence DNA:
- the LOC140624102 gene encoding uncharacterized protein, which translates to MAAQEEFKRALQPAFRVGLSCGERGLWGPLPPPAHARTPIRVYGAPKRPAPGHPPSPAPPPGPSPSGCSRTSGSSRFRPAAGRPLRARDAPSPPHRPERARREAVGVASHPGAPRVAAGRPPALTPVPEPPGRRRHPRSVDALRRGEAAPPTPLAGALRAAPGPLARRPRPLTWAAPRLGRRRWSRRPVLRGACAARARRPGLTRGLGVQRPPSRGPGRLAGRRGAPGAALTWLLQWPRPPPPPGASSALRNLLRYPFLWKLCDASWEDRGSLLRIRRHHVLQHFVLKITWTEELNQHIREQSPLTSLDSRLF; encoded by the exons ATGGCGGCTCAAGAGGAATTCAAAAGG GCCCTCCAGCCTGCATTCCGCGTTGGTCTGTCCTGCGGGGAGCGAGGCTTGTGGGGCCCTCTGCCGCCCCCGGCTCACGCTCG gacTCCCATCCGGGTGTACGGGGCCCCCAAGCGCCCCGCCCCGGGACACCcgccctccccggcccctccccccggccctTCCCCTTCCGGCTGCTCCCGGACGTCCGGCTCCTCCCGCTTCCGCCCCGCCGCCGGGCGTCCCCTGAGGGCCCGGGAcgccccttcccctcctcaccGCCCAGAGCGCGCCCGGCGGGAGGCTGTCGGCGTCGCCTCACATCCAGGCGCCCCTCGGGTCGCGGCTGGGAGGCCCCCGGCGCTCACCCCAGTCCCTGAGCCTCCCGGCCGGCGGCGACACCCACGCTCTGTGGACGCGCTGCGCCGGGGGGAGGCTGCGCCGCCGACGCCGCTGGCCGGGGCCTTACGGGCCGCCCCGGGTCCCCTCGCTCGGCGCCCGCGCCCCCTCACCTGGGCCGCCCCTCGCCTCGGCCGCCGCCGCTGGAGCCGGCGCCCTGTCCTACGAGGGGCCTGTGCCGCGCGTGCCCGGCGGCCGGGGCTGACTCGCGGCCTCGGGGTGCAGCGCCCGCCCTCACGCGGCCCGGGGCGCCTCGCTGGCCGCAGGGGGGCTCCGGGCGCGGCCCTCACGTGGCTGCTGCAgtggccccgcccgccgcccccgccagGCGCCTCTTCAGCTCTCAGGAACCTGCTCCGATATCCCTTCCTCTGGAAGCTTTGCGACGCCTCGTGGGAGGACCGCGGCTCCCTCCTCCGGATCCGTCGGCACCACGTGCTCCAG